A segment of the Ochotona princeps isolate mOchPri1 chromosome 16, mOchPri1.hap1, whole genome shotgun sequence genome:
AGATGCAGAGAACCATTGTCATCCGCCGCGACTACCTGCACTACATCCGCAAGTACAACCGCTTTGAGAAGCGCCACAAGAACATGTCGGTGCACCTGTCGCCCTGTTTCAGGTGAGTGTCTTGGGGCACTGGGCAAAGGGGTGGGGTCCTGCTGCTCCGGGAGCGCCTCCTGCTGGACACCAGGGGTAGTTGCAGCGGCacccctggggagggggaggggtgccgGGCAGCCCCCCTGAGGACACGGTGCACCCGCCCAACAGGGACGTCCAGATCGGGGATATCGTCACGGTGGGCGAGTGCCGGCCCCTCAGCAAGACCGTGCGCTTCAACGTGCTCAAggtcaccaaagccgccggcaCCAAGAAGCAGTTCCAGAAGTTCTGAGCCGCCGCTGCCTCTCCCCCACACGAAATAAAGTTATTTTGCATTGCTAGGCTGCCGTGGGGTCTCTGTGTGCTTGTTTGGAGGGCAGAGCTTCCCCGAGACCTGCAGGGTTCCCTAAGGTGGCAGGCACTCCCCCGGAGGACGGGTGGCTCCCCTGAGCACAGCCTGTATGGAGGTGCAGCCACCCACGGCTCAATTGTCCTTGTCCCCTTGGAGTGTACAAATAAAAGGGCAGACTGCCTGGGGAGCACCGGTCTCCGCTCCAGGTCTACAGAGAGGGAACGATGCAGGTTCGGGGGCTCCTGGTCTGGGTCCTCACAGGCCACCTGGGGGCAGCAAGCAGGTGTCCCTTCCACTTAGTACCTCGCTGGAAGGCTAGGTGACCTTCCTGTCCCCTGACAGCTACGGAGAAtcaggaagtgaagcagggaGTCCGCTAAAGTGGACAAGATTGGGGGAACACCTGGGCGGTGTGGGTGCTGTTCCTGGGAGTAGCTGGCTGCAGACCAAGGGCGCTGGGAACGTTGAGGGCACAGATGGGGAAGGGGGTAGGTAGACAGGATCAGCAGCAGAGTGCCCAAAGCAGAACAGGGACAGACCACACACCTCGGGCATCCCAGAGTGGAGGTGTACAGGAGCCGCTGCGTCGTCACTGGCTGGATGCTGGGGTCCCCAGGTCCCTGAGCCCCCAATCCTGTACCAGTGTCTATTGTGCAACACTGGTACGAGGGTTGGGAGACAGGGCcgtgaggagaggagagagccGCTGCAGGCCCCCAGAGGCGGGTCGCTGCCTTTTACCCGGCCCAGCGAGGGCGGGGGTTCCTGCCAGAGGAAGTGGCTCCCCGGAGCGGAGGCGCAGGAAGGGGTAGAGACGGGTCAGGGGGGCACCGCCCAGCAGCGGGGGGCTGGGGGCCGGCCCCCTCCAGCCGCAGGTGTTTCCGTCCGGGTGGGGTGGCTGTGTAGACAACAACAGGACAGGGCGGAGGGGGCGCCGCAGTGGCTCAATGGGGCAGCTCCTAGCACCTCGGGGTCTatgctgctgctgtgtgcccagTAAGGACTCCAGGTGAGGCAAAGACCATGCAGAAGGACCCGGGGGCACTTCCGTGGTCCCAGTAGCAGCCATTGGTCCTTCCTAGGCTGAGTGAGCTATGGGGTGGCCTCTCCCCTCAAATCCCTAATCCCAAGTCTGTCTACACCTGCTGTTCCTGTGCCTGGAAGCCTGGGGACCTCCTTCCCCAGCCAGCTCTCCTTCATCTTCACCAACCTGCTCCCTCCAGGCAAAGCCGCTGACCTGGCTACCACCAACCTGTTCCCACCTGGCAAAGCCGCTGACCTCCTGGCTACCGTCTCCGCGGCCAGGAGTCAGGTGAAACCTTGCTGTTTGCTGGCTGTTTCCCACCTGCTGAGTGTCCTCCAGGGGCAGGTGATGGGAAAGGAGCTCTGGTTCCCAGCTCCCTATCCCCACAACCACACAGCTTTTGCTGTGGGACTCAGTCTCCCAGTCTGGCCCTGAGCCTGTTGGGAGCAGAGGTGACCACTTGTAGCGTCTGTGTGTGGGTGGCATGCCCAAAGAGCCCTGGTGGCGCTGCCAGCTCACAGGGAAGTTGCCCCTAGGCGGGTTCTGTATATAGCAGACCCTGGGGTTGGCAGTGGCTGGCAGCATCAGGCCGGGTGCCTGGGGGAAGGCAGGTGCAAGCTGGAATGTCCTGTCCCTCATCGGTGCTGCTCCTGGGGGTGATGAAGTAGCTGAACTTAGTGACCATGAGTGTCACCATGACCTCTCGCGCGGGAGTGGCAAGCGggtgcatcggcagggagctggattggaagctgagtggCCAGGACACCAGCCAGTGTGATGGGCCTCGCCAGGGGCTGCTAGGCCATAGTGCCAGCACCacctgcttatttttatttgaaaggcagagagagtggcaATGGAAGAGACacactgatcttccatctgctggttcactccctaaatgcccaccacagccagggctgggttaggaactcccactcccggatcttcCACAAGAGTGGTGGGGACCCCAGAACTTGCTGCCCCGCTACTCCGGTTCCAAGAACAAGAGGCTGAATGAAAAGCAGACCTAGGAACTCTgaaatgggatacaggcatcccgaGCAAGAGCACATGCTAGACTCTTCCAGGACATTCCAGAAGGACACAAGGACATTTTAGGGACATGCTTGTGGCACAGCGAGGTAAGCTACTAGTGGTGACACTAGCACTCTATCAGATCACCGGCTggaatcctgggtgctccacttctgagccagccagctgccccccaccccagtgtACCAGGGGAGACGGCAGAcatggcccaaggactcgggTCCTTCTTGACCACTCGACAGAGCTGGATGGCTCTCCTGGTTCAGTCTGGCCCACACTGGTAGCTTCTGTAGCcatctggcgagtgaaccagaggaccAAGGAatctcttcccccttccctctttATTGCTGTCTGTCTcagtttacaaaagaaaaaaaagaaaaagctgtgaCTAGATGAAGAGGAGCAGGGCAGACTGCTGGCGCAGGAGAACAGGTCAAAGCTTGCAGCGGATGGTCAACAGGTAGACAGGCTCCGGGGCCACACAGAACCGCACCCTGTAAGGAGACCCAGCCTGGCTTCCACACCTGGGCCCAGCTGTAGCTTCCTGCTGCCCGAGCTCAGCCAGCAAATGCGAATGAGGCTGGGCGTGGCTGTTCAGGTTTGTGCCACCCCAATTCCTGCGAGTGGGGAGCTTCAGGGCGGGGCACTCTTTGAAGAAGGGAAACCCTCAGGCTGCCAGTTCTGATGCTTATCTAATGGCATGCCTCCTGGGGTGTCACTGTAGGGTTTGTGGCAGCCATGCACTCCTTTCAGTCGGAGGGCTTGAGCAACGTCCTGGGAACCCCGGGAGCCACAGGCAGGGTCAGTGAGGGTGTGCTAGGAGACAGCCAGGGGACACCCCAAAATGCCCTTATGCCAACATGGGCTTTGGGGGCCTGAGGCCTTTGGGATCAGGCAGCAGGAACAAAAGGGAAATAGCAAAGTTGGCTCTGAGAGGTCATAGGGAATAGAAGAGGGGTGGGGTCGGGTCATGCATGTCCCAGCAGGCTGGGGACGACGTCCTAGGGCTGGCGTGATGGACATTCACACCCTCCCGAAacccggggtgggggtggtccACGTGGTCCAAGGGACTTTGCTCACCATGTGAGGTAAGGACTGTGAGAAGGGGACGTTATCTAGGATCACCTGCGGGCCACCTGACGGGATCACAAGGGCTcctcagagggaggcaggagggcgaCGGTCAGCCCAGGAGGAccgctgctgcccctgccctctgCGACTTTCAGAAGGAGCACAGCCCCTCAGGCTGCACACAGGGAGTAAGCTAGGTGGACCCAGTGCCTCTGAGAACAGAAACCAGAAGAGAGTGGAAACCTTCCAGCAGGAGGTGAATCGCATCCAGCGGGGACAGGGTGGGCTGCGGGGGCCAGCAGGGTGCACTGTGGTGGTGCGCCCCCCACTCCAACCCCAGGCAGGAATGCCCAGTTCTTcccatgccctgggaggcagcaggtgatggcccaagtgcccccacccccagaaggctgcctggcccagcccgcccagctgttgtggccactgggcgGGAGCACCAACAGCTGGGAGCTGTCCTTGACTTCGGGTAAAAGAAATGGAAGTTTGTGAAGAAATCTGTTGCTGGGTCAGCAACAGCTTCAAGGGGCCTAGGGAGGTTCCGGGAGCTCTGTGAGGAAGGACCAGCCTCCTGCGCGGGTATAGGGGATTCTTAGGGAAGGAGCAAGGCACGGATTTGTGGGAGGAAATAGATTTGGCAATCAGTTCctagaaaatggaactaaaacatATTCTTCTGCACAAAGTTTCAGAAATCCATGcatggactttttaaaagttttgcatAGGCTGGAGCGACAGGAGCGGCCTCCCCGGTGCTGGCCTGGATATCTGGGCCGTGCAGGAGCCCAGAAGCCAGGCCCGCCCTGGCGGCCTTGGGGCGGGGGCCGGCCCAGGGCCCGGGGTGTGCCGGCGGcggaggggtggggctgggggttcCTGGAGGCCGGGAACAGGATGTGAGAGCGGAACTGGGGTCTCCAGTCACGGGAGCCGGGCACCCGGGAGAAGGTCGGGCCCGGCCCGAAGGAGGGCTGCGAGGGGTGGTTGTCGGAGGGCGCAGGGCCCTGGGTGTGGGGGCCGACGGGGCGGGCCGGCAGCCCCGGTCGGTCACTCATTAACCCCAGCGTTCCTCCCGCGGGGCGAAGGTTCCCGCGCGGCCTGCACGGCGCAGCGGGAGCCGCAGTCCCGgacgggcaggcgggcaggcgggcgcgGGGCGGGCCCAGAGTCACGCGCCCCTCCCGCCGCAGCTCGGCCGCGCACCATGGGGCGCCCCCGGCTCCTGCCCTGGGCGCTGCGACtcctgctctgcctgctgcctgctgggacgCTCGGAGCAGGTGAGGGAGAGCGGGGAACCGGGGCGTCGAGTCCCGGGCTTCCCGTTTCCATTGCTCCCTTTGGGTCTGCCTtctgccagggctggacctggaCCCACCgtccctctgcctcctggccactctcgctctctctgggtctctgtcctctctctcggtctctctctctctccctctctctctctctcaatctctgttccccctctctctttgggCCTCTGTCCCCCCTCCAGGCCTCTGTCACCGCTCTCTGTCCCACTAACTAAGCGCCCGCCCCCACCTGGCTCTCTTCACTTTTCTCTCCTCCTACACACACAGGGAGCCATCTCTCCCTCCTGTACCACATCACGGCCGTCTCCAACCCCGCCCAGGGGACCCCTAACTTCTGGGTGTCTGGCTGGCTGGGGCCACAGCAGTACCTGAGCTACAGCAGCCGGCGGAATGAGGCAGAGCCCTACGGGGCGTGGATCTGGGAAGACCAGGTCTCCTGGTACTGGGAGAAGGAGACGGTGGATCTGAGAAGCAAGCAGCAGCTCTTCATGCAGGCGCTGTCCTTGCTGGGGCAAGGTGAGGCTGTACCACCTGGGGCCCAGCGGGGAGAGCCTGGGCATCCCCACCCAGCCCGCCTgctgacctgtgtgtgtgtatgtcaggTTCCTACACCCTGCAGGGCCTGCTGGGCTGTGAACTGGATGCTAACAACGCCTCGGTGCCCACAGCCACGTTCGCCCTGAACGGCGAGGACTTCATGAGTTTTGACCCCAAGCAGGGCAATTGGAGTGGGGACTGGCCCGAGGCACTGACCATCggctccaagtggcagcaacaggctGAGGTGGTGAGCAGTGAGAGAACCTTCCTGCTCACTTCCTGCCCCCAGCGCCTGCTGGGGCACCTGGAGAGGGGCCGCGGCAACCTGGAGTGGAAGGGTGAGCGCTCTCCCTGGTCCCGGTgggttctgtcctctcctgttggCCTGTGCACCTGTCCCACCGTGCACCTGGCCTCTGGCTGTGGAAGCAGGAGGATCAGTGCTGCTGAGGACTCGGCCGggtcattcttcctttttttcttttatcggTGCTTTTCCATGTTTAATGATGATGCCGCTTCAGTGGGGCTCAGCAGTGACCATTCAGGGTGGTCGTTCTTGCCCTTTGCTGCCCCAGAGGTCAGGGTTTGCATGTCCTCTGTAAGGACTGCAGTGTGTTGCTCTGCCAGCAAAGTGCTCTTGAAACAAAGTGTCAAGATTCCCTGTTGCTGACCGTGTCTCTGTGATGGTCAGTGCTCCTAAGGCTCTAGTGCGATCCGCTGAAGAGCCACCAGTGGCCTTGAGTCCTTCTGTCTCTTCGTCTTTCTGCTGAGTTTCTTGCACTCATTTGCACACTGTGTCCACTTGTTCCTGCTGTCAGTAGCTTATCTCCTCTTAGCAGTGTCTTCCCCACAACAGAGGTTTTCATTTTCATCAAGTCTAGTGTCCCGCCTTTTGGTTTCAGGGTGTGGAGGTCGTAGCCCTGAGGTCGCAAGATCACCTCCATCTCAGGTTGCTTTTAGCAGTCGTATAGCTTTGCATGTAACAGGTCGGTGATTATAACAGTAATTGGAATTCATTTTTGTGGTCTTGAATTGTAAGTTccctgtgtttttttgtttgttttgttttttgtttttcctttttcttgtagttttgttttgaagaaagcCAGGGGTCTGGCCGGCTGAGCTTAGCCCAGCTGCTCAGGCGCTCAGTTGGCTGCTGTGTGGTCTTTGTGTCTGCCCGTCCGACTGTGCCACACCACTCAGTTCAGTTTAGCAGACCGGTTTAGGTGTTGCTAGGAAATCCTCCCTAGTTTTCTTCCTGATTTTAGCAACCGTCAGCACCCACTGCCTTGGTCTGTTATTTCCTTGAGCATATTAGCTTGACATGATTAAAATCTTGTTCCCCAAAGTCCAGATGTTCATGGGACTAAGAGGTTGGGACGGGACGCGTCCGTGGTGTTGAGAAGTAGTTGGGTTGGTAGGATGCGGTCCTTGTGATTGAATTATGGTGATTTAGGACATGGCAGCTTTCTAAGGGCCACGTGTAGGCCTCGTTTGATCTcttactgcctttttttttttttaaagatttattcattttttattacagcaagatatacacagaggaggagagacagagaggaagatcttccgtccgatgatttactccccaagtgagccgcaatgggccgatgcgcgccgatccgaagcagggaacctggaacctcttccgggtctcccacgcgggtgcagggtcccaatgcactgggccgtcctctcctgctttcccaggccacaagcagggagctggatgggaagtggagctgccgggattagaaccagcgcccatgtgggatcccggggctttcaaggcgaggactctagccactaggccacgccgccgggccctcttactGCCTTCTTCATCTCCACATGTGTCACTTTCTGAGGTGTTAGGCTTAGGACGTTGGAGGGTGGGGACATGATATAGTCCATTGGAGATAGGACTGCGATTCTATCTTGCCTTTTTCATTTGTTGTCTGAAATTGTGAGCGGATCAGCCACTGTTAACTCTCACAGGCTGACAACCAGgaagtttcattttgtttattatgAGCccctagatctttttttttttaaaagatttattttatttttactgcaaagtcagataaacagagtggaggagagacagagaggaagatcttatgtccaatgattcaccggCCCTGAGCCCCTAGATCTTGCAATTTTttgaatttaaaagatttatttaggggcatggcatggtagcgtagtggctaaagtccttgccttgtgcacgcggggatcccatgtaggcgctggtttgtatcctgacagctccacttcccatccagctccctgcttgcgacctgggaaagcagtcgaggacggcccaaagccttgggaccctgcgcctgcgtgggaggctggaagaaccttctggttggcttcagactggcccagctctggctgttgcggtcacttggggagtgaatcagtagatgaatggtctctctgtctctcgttctctgtaaatctgcctttccaattaaaaaaaaaaaaaaaggccccctTATCATGTTTTAGTTACcgttttccttgaaaggcagagtgacacagcgCACGAGACCAAGAGACAGTGATCCTCTCTGGTTGTTCACTCTCCAGCCCCGCGCAACACCCAGTGCTGActcagcaaagccaggagcctggctgaCCTCCACTGAGGGctcctcctgggtggcaggggcccaagcacttgagtcattttgTACTGGTTCCaggaggaagctgaactggaaatcCAGACACCCTGATACACGACGTCGGTGTCTCAAGTGCAAGTTTACGCTGTTGTGCCAGCACGCCTGCCTCTTACCATGTGTTTTAATCCATCATAGACTTTATTCTCTTTAAATTGGATcccaagtccttttttttttgttagagatttatttgatttttattgaaaaggcagatacacagagaggaagagagacagagaggaggatcttccgtccattgattcactccccaagtgaccacagtggctggagctgagctgatctgaagccatgaaccaggagcttcttgcacatctcccacatgggtgcagggtcccaacagtttgggccatcctccactgctctcccaggccacaggcagggagctggatgggaagcagggccattgagattagaacctgtgaccatatgggatcctggcatgttcaaggtgaggactctagccactaggccactgcagccacttgggaagaaaATCATCAGTTGGaacatcctcctctctgtatatctgcccttccaataaaaatcaaataaatccttaagaaattgtttttattgatttgaaaatcagagagacaacatttccatcttttggttcactccccaaacacctgaacGGCCAGGGCTGCGTTAGATCAAAGTCATGAGCCAGAAGCTCCCacccgtctcccatgtgggcagcagggctccAGACACCTGCCACTTTTCAGGGtacagattagcagggagctggaagccaggagtggaGCCAAGGTTAGAagccagttttttgttttttttttttttcggattggtgctgtaccaatccttagccaggagccaggaacttcttctgggtttcccatgctggtgcagggtcccagagttctgggccatcctcgattgctttcccaggccacaagcagagagctggatgagaagtggtgctgccgggattagaaccgatgcccatatgagatcctggcgtgttcaaggcaaggcaaggactttagctgttaggctactgtgccaggcccgaagCCAGACATTTTGATACCCCACACAGTGTCCTAACCGCCACACCAACTACCTGCCCCATGTCGGTTTTCATCTTCAATCTTAATTCcagcttatatgggatgctagtgttagaggcggcagcttaaccctctgtgctacAATACCAGCCCTGATCAGTCTGTTAAAGGTCACGGAGACtaaggcatcagttcatgtctgtGTGAGCGTGTGGAGACGAATGCATagattttttggttgtttttttctctgtttttatagTATTACTTCCTTCACTGCATGTATATGTTTTTTCGAAGCCTACATTTTTTGACAGTGTGTGTTTTGTGTGAGCTCTTTGCCGACGCCCTCCAGATatcctctgggaagcagcaggaagcaCAGAATGCAGAACTGCTGGGCTCTGCCCTTGGCCATGGGCCTGACTGCAGCACATTCTGCCGACTTGCCGGGGAAGCATCTCAAGAGAAATGCACTGGCTTCCCTCTCGAGCGGAAAGCGCCAAGTATGCCTCCcggaggggccctggcactgcGCCATGCGGGGCGGGCTCCTGCAGCTGAGCCTTGGCAGCTCCCTTGTTTGGGAGTGGTCCAAGTGCCTTACATACCAGACCTTAACCCTTCTTAACCCAGTCACCTCCTCCGGTTCTGCAGGCGGCTCTGGTTACCTAAGGAttagggactggcatggtggctcaacaggtttgtcctctgcctgcctgtgctggcatcccatatggggcacctCTCAGCAAGCACTTCGAATTCCGTTTTCCTAAGACCTTTCTGAAACTCTGTGTACTTTTACACAAAACAGGATTAGAGTGTTTTCTTTTTGCCCGAAACTTTTAGTATTTCctccaggaggaagaaaaaaagaaaacaaagctggaATGAGGTAATACATAATCCAAGCCCCCTTGGAAACAGCAAATGGGTCCCCAGTACCTCCACACGGCCCAGCCTGGCATCGTGTGGTGGTGTTCTCTGAGCCCCATTTGCCTGAAaagcagtgagacagagagatctcacATCTGTTGCCGGTCCCATCTGTTGTCAGTtgactccccagacagctgcaatggccaggagccagagaacCACTCTGGGTCCCTGAATGGGTGCGGCAGTTCAAGTAGTGGGGccgtcatcctttgctgcttttccaggtacgttagcacggagctgaatcagaagtggagcagctgggactcaaaccagtacttaCACTGGAGGACTgatattgcaggcagtggcttaatatgctgtgccacaaccccaTCGCCTGGACCTTGAACTTTATTTTTAGAGAAGTTTCAAGTTATGAATTAAAAtggttagggcctggcatgatgactcactgactaagtcctcaccttgcatgagccagggtcccatatgaatgctggttcatgtcccggctactccacttcccatccagctccctgcttgtggcctgggaaagcagtcgaggacggcccaaagccttgggaccctgtacccaggtgggagacccggaggaagctcctggctcagggtcagctcagttgcagccgttgtggccacttgaggagtgaaccagcggatggagaatctttctgtcctctctgtaactggctttctaataaaaatcaatctttgaaaTGTTTAAGTAGTTATAAGAATCAAAGTTTCTGTCCTGGTACAGTCCTAGCTGTTTCACACTCATTTGCATTTTCCCACGGGTTGGCATTTCACTGTTGGCAGTGCTTCCTGTCGTGCCAgtgccagcagcacctgctctcAGTTCCTTGAGCAGGAGGCTGTGCTGGATCCGTACCGGGCTTTTACCTGCCTCATCCCACCTGGCAGgctgtgtcccagtggctcctgCTCCTTCTGTTCACAGCTCTGTTGCCCGGGTGCCTAGCTGCTCAGCAGCCCTGGGCTTGCAGGGTGGGTGCAGTGGGGCTCTAGCACCCTGGCCGCCAGCCATCAGGTGCCCCCCGCCCCAGGCTCACCTGCAGGCCTGCCTGTTTCCCGCCCCTGCAGAGCCGCCCTCCATGCGCCTGAAGGCCcggcccagcagccctggcttcTCCTTGCTCACCTGCAGTGCCTTCTCCTTCTACCCACCCGAGCTGCAGTTCAGATTCCTCCGTGACGGGCTGGCAGCCGGTGTGGGCTCCGGTGGCCTCGGCCCCAATGGCGACGGCTCCTTCTATGCCTGGTCGTCGCTCACAGTGCAGAGCGGTGATGAGCACCACTACCGCTGCGTGGTGCAGCACGCGGGGCTGGCGCAGCCCCTGGTCGTGACGCTGGGTGAGGCTCCCCACCGCACGCTCTGTGCTGCGTCCTTGCTACCCCGTGCTCGCTCCAGCTGCTGCCCTTGCTGAACTGACCACCCGTTGCCCGCTGTGGCCGGTCATCCTTACATCTGACTGCCTTCCGTCCCTTGGCTCTGTGCTGGGATACGCTGGGATGTCACCGgctctgctgctgccgctgccgctgccggcCACCACTCTAACGTCCGAGCTGCAGTGTCTGGCCCAGACACTGGGTGCTGCCAAGGAGGAGGAGGTTGGGAGGGATGAGGACACCCCGATTTCCTCCCAGTGGGACGGGTGGAGAGGCCCAGCGGTTCATAACCCTCTCATTGCTACAGGCTCACCAGCCGCTTCCTCCTCGGTGTTCGTGGTGGGGATAGTGGTCAGTCTGCTGCTGCTCGTGGCCCTGGCTGCCGGTGGAGCTGTGGcgtggaggaggatgaggagcgGACGGCCAGGTGCGGGGCACCAAGAGGGTGCTCGGACAGACCTGGGGCGGGGCAGGCAGcaagtggaggtgggggtgggggtggggtgccccAGAGTTGCTGACGTGGCCCCCTTCTCTCTTCAGGCCCCTGGATCTTCCTCCGTGGAGATGACATTAGCACCCTCCTGCCCACCCCGGGTCTGCCCCAAGATGCTGACCCTCAGGACACTAACGCCTTCCCAGTGACTGCCTGA
Coding sequences within it:
- the FCGRT gene encoding IgG receptor FcRn large subunit p51, whose product is MGRPRLLPWALRLLLCLLPAGTLGAGSHLSLLYHITAVSNPAQGTPNFWVSGWLGPQQYLSYSSRRNEAEPYGAWIWEDQVSWYWEKETVDLRSKQQLFMQALSLLGQGSYTLQGLLGCELDANNASVPTATFALNGEDFMSFDPKQGNWSGDWPEALTIGSKWQQQAEVVSSERTFLLTSCPQRLLGHLERGRGNLEWKEPPSMRLKARPSSPGFSLLTCSAFSFYPPELQFRFLRDGLAAGVGSGGLGPNGDGSFYAWSSLTVQSGDEHHYRCVVQHAGLAQPLVVTLGSPAASSSVFVVGIVVSLLLLVALAAGGAVAWRRMRSGRPGPWIFLRGDDISTLLPTPGLPQDADPQDTNAFPVTA